One Felis catus isolate Fca126 chromosome D3, F.catus_Fca126_mat1.0, whole genome shotgun sequence DNA segment encodes these proteins:
- the SLC14A2 gene encoding urea transporter 2 isoform X3 codes for MEENTEIKVEANVSKTSWIQSHMAASGKRVSRALSYITGEMKECGEGLKDKSPVFQFLDWVLRGTSQVMFVNNPLSGILIVLGLFVQNPWWAISGCLGTVVSTLTALILSQDRSAIAAGLHGYNGVLVGLLMAVFSDKGNYYWWLLFPVIIMSMSCPILSSALGTIFSKWDLPVFTLPFNIAVTLYLAATGHYNLFFPTMLLQPPSSVPNITWSEVQVPLLLRAIPVGVGQVYGCDNPWTGGIFLIALFISSPLICLHAAIGSTMGMLAALTIATPLDSIYFGLCGFNSTLACIAIGGMFYVITWQTHFLAIACALFAAYLGAALANVLSVFGLPPCTWPFCLSALTFLLLTTNNPAIYKLPLSKVTYPEANRIYYLSQEKNRRASTITKYQAYDVS; via the exons ATGGAGGAGAACACTGAGATAAAGGTGGAAGCGAACGTTTCCAAGACTTCCTGGATTCAGAGTCACATGGCTGCCAGTGGGAAGAGGGTCAGCAGAGCCCTCAGCTACATCACAGGGGAGATGAAGGAGTGTGGTGAGGGTCTTAAAG ACAAATCCCCAGTGTTCCAGTTCCTTGACTGGGTCCTCCGGGGCACGTCACAGGTGATGTTTGTGAACAACCCCCTCAGTGGCATCCTCATCGTCCTTGGCCTCTTCGTCCAGAACCCCTGGTGGGCCATCTCCGGCTGCTTGGGAACTGTTGTGTCCACTTTGACAGCCCTCATCCTGAGCCAGGACAG GTCCGCCATCGCAGCAGGACTTCATGGCTACAACGGGGTGCTGGTGGGGCTGCTGATGGCTGTGTTCTCAGACAAGGGCAACTACTACTGGTGGCTTCTGTTCCCTGTCATCATTATGTCCATGTCTTG CCCCATCCTCTCCAGTGCCCTGGGCACCATCTTCAGCAAGTGGGACCTCCCCGTCTTCACGCTGCCCTTCAACATCGCTGTGACCCTGTACCTGGCAGCCACCGGCCACTACAACCTCTTCTTCCCCACGATGCTGCTGCAGCCTCCATCCTCCGTGCCCAACATCACCTGGTCAGAGGTCCAAGTGCCCTTG CTCTTGAGAGCCATCCCTGTTGGAGTCGGCCAGGTGTATGGCTGTGACAACCCCTGGACTGGAGGCATTTTCCTCATAGCTCTGTTCATATCTTCACCTCTCATTTGCCTACACGCTGCGATCGGCTCCACCATGGGGATGTTGGCAG CCCTCACTATTGCAACGCCCTTGGACTCCATCTACTTCGGCCTGTGTGGCTTCAACAGCACGCTGGCCTGCATTGCCATCGGAGGCATGTTCTACGTCATCACCTGGCAGACCCACTTCCTGGCCATCGCCTGTG cactgtttgcgGCCTACCTGGGTGCTGCGCTGGCTAACGTGCTGTCCGTG ttTGGACTGCCACCATGCACCTGGCCCTTTTGCCTCTCAGCACTCACCTTCCTGCTCCTGACGACCAACAACCCTGCCATCTACAAGCTTCCACTCAGCAAAGTTACCTACCCAGAGGCCAATCGCATCTACTACCTATcccaggagaaaaacagaagagcatcaaccataacaaagtaccaggCCTATGATGTCTCCTAG